From Gammaproteobacteria bacterium, a single genomic window includes:
- a CDS encoding site-specific integrase, with the protein MSRLRSRADQAGLGGVTPHALRRSFATHPLAAGNDLAVVADCMGHAWTDTTRIYDRRGEEAKRAAAATLAVSYRRPEGQEESGL; encoded by the coding sequence ATCTCGCGGCTCCGGAGCCGTGCGGACCAGGCGGGGCTCGGGGGCGTAACGCCGCACGCGCTCCGGAGATCGTTCGCGACGCACCCGCTGGCCGCGGGGAACGACCTAGCGGTGGTGGCCGACTGCATGGGGCACGCGTGGACGGACACGACGCGGATCTACGACCGGAGGGGCGAGGAGGCGAAGCGCGCCGCAGCGGCCACGCTGGCGGTGTCGTACAGGAGGCCGGAGGGGCAAGAGGAGTCGGGATTGTGA